From a single Planctellipticum variicoloris genomic region:
- the corA gene encoding magnesium/cobalt transporter CorA, with translation MARNTQRWKHRKRSLRRPQTLGTAPGTLVVDPQSSAMVIRAIGYGPDGLDERILASADDARALLERWPVTWINVDGLGHAEALQQFGKVFGLHPLALEDTVNTHQRAKADDFGDVLFVTSRMVQGPPLLSEQLSLFVGANFVLSFQEDLSGDCLDPIRERIRLGRGRVRTSGPDYLLYEILDAVIDGFFPVVERFGEELDELDSGLTTRQITTRPGQIHRVRSDLLYLRRIVWPHRDMLQMLLRSSHTRVSPETMPYLADCYDHVIQLIDILEVYRETCSDLRDFYYSQLSNRTNDIMRTLTVLSTVFLPMTFVAGVYGMNFEYMPELRWRWGYPFSLVVMGGVGIAFLAFVWRKGWLERWDKPPGGPRDHDHSTTGD, from the coding sequence GTGGCTCGAAATACGCAACGCTGGAAGCATCGGAAACGTTCGCTCCGACGACCGCAGACGCTGGGGACGGCCCCGGGGACGCTCGTGGTCGATCCGCAGTCGTCGGCGATGGTGATTCGGGCCATCGGCTACGGACCGGATGGCCTCGACGAGCGGATTCTCGCCTCTGCGGACGATGCCCGCGCACTGCTGGAGCGCTGGCCAGTCACCTGGATCAATGTGGATGGACTCGGACACGCGGAGGCTTTGCAGCAGTTCGGCAAGGTGTTCGGGCTGCATCCGCTGGCCCTGGAGGACACCGTCAATACGCATCAGCGGGCCAAGGCGGATGACTTCGGCGACGTCCTGTTCGTGACGTCGCGGATGGTGCAGGGGCCTCCGCTCCTTTCGGAACAGTTGAGCCTGTTCGTTGGAGCGAATTTCGTGCTCTCGTTTCAGGAGGATCTGAGCGGAGACTGTCTGGATCCGATTCGCGAACGAATCCGCCTCGGTCGCGGTCGGGTCCGCACTTCCGGTCCGGATTACCTGCTGTATGAAATCCTCGACGCCGTCATCGATGGTTTTTTTCCCGTCGTCGAGCGCTTCGGCGAGGAGCTCGACGAGCTCGATTCCGGGCTGACGACCAGGCAAATAACGACACGACCGGGACAGATTCACCGCGTCCGCAGCGACCTGCTGTATCTCAGACGCATTGTCTGGCCGCACCGCGACATGCTGCAGATGCTGCTGCGATCGAGTCACACGCGCGTTTCGCCCGAGACGATGCCGTATCTGGCCGACTGTTACGACCACGTCATCCAGTTGATCGACATTCTGGAAGTCTATCGGGAAACGTGCTCGGATCTTCGGGACTTCTACTATTCGCAGCTCAGCAACCGCACCAACGATATCATGCGGACGTTGACGGTCCTGTCGACGGTGTTTCTGCCGATGACGTTCGTCGCTGGCGTCTACGGAATGAATTTCGAATACATGCCGGAGCTGCGCTGGCGGTGGGGTTATCCGTTTTCCCTCGTCGTCATGGGGGGCGTCGGGATCGCGTTTCTCGCTTTCGTCTGGCGCAAGGGCTGGCTCGAACGCTGGGATAAACCTCCCGGCGGCCCGCGCGATCACGATCACTCAACGACCGGCGATTGA
- a CDS encoding RsmE family RNA methyltransferase: MHRFFLPTIPDVGPAILDGSEAHHLSHVLRITSGTEIEVFDGRGRSAAATVTRVGKRDVELLLQGSRFTTPPTPELTLAVAAPKGDRLDWLVEKSVELGVRRLIPLITTRSVVDPREGKLDRLRQAVIAACKQCRRDHLLEIQTPVRWTEFLAGLSRPDSCWIAHPGGVPIAALLPQADSLPLTAAIGPEGGFTDEEIAAGLQRGASLVSLGDLILRVETAAVAVASLVRLGSIAGR, translated from the coding sequence ATGCACCGCTTTTTTCTGCCGACAATTCCGGACGTCGGCCCGGCGATCCTTGATGGATCGGAAGCTCACCATCTTTCGCATGTTCTCCGAATTACATCGGGGACGGAGATCGAAGTCTTCGACGGACGCGGACGCTCGGCGGCGGCCACTGTCACCCGCGTCGGCAAACGAGACGTGGAACTGCTCCTTCAGGGCTCCCGTTTCACGACCCCGCCGACGCCGGAACTGACTCTGGCCGTTGCCGCTCCGAAAGGTGATCGATTGGACTGGCTGGTGGAGAAGTCGGTCGAACTGGGAGTCCGTCGCCTGATTCCGCTGATCACCACGCGGAGCGTCGTCGATCCGCGAGAGGGCAAGCTGGATCGGTTGCGCCAGGCAGTGATTGCGGCGTGCAAGCAATGCCGGCGGGATCATCTGCTGGAAATTCAGACGCCGGTACGCTGGACCGAGTTCCTCGCCGGTCTCAGCCGTCCCGATTCCTGCTGGATTGCCCATCCCGGAGGCGTCCCGATCGCAGCCTTGCTGCCCCAGGCCGATTCTCTGCCGCTCACCGCGGCCATCGGCCCCGAAGGAGGGTTCACCGATGAGGAGATCGCCGCGGGACTGCAACGCGGAGCAAGTCTGGTGTCGCTCGGAGATCTGATTCTCCGCGTTGAAACCGCCGCCGTGGCCGTTGCGTCGCTGGTGCGGCTGGGTTCAATCGCCGGTCGTTGA
- a CDS encoding HEAT repeat domain-containing protein translates to MLTAALNVPYPEIQELAASALLRRPSVTGQLEVLKRCEHLPQGVLPQIRSAGRRLEVAFRQGLQQGSPELVEQLLYCIRLADADEHVAPVLSIVKQTHHPGHPSAVATLKSLINRLYDQWQSERDLGDSAALSQVEGRRLLVLQELGKVLSSADEIAHPEVVIEGVLILGRADEALVRRVLWNSAAPARDIVSHLLMNCRHPGVLSLICDSLNYAYPHPKAFEAIQRREDPEFIAHLLRSISGRLNRHQQDNLKQIESLDWLRNPDDTLPTVPPQIQPAVLKLLAATKTPPSLRGAVEQWMLRCGSPEARKEVASSGSTVDGEMVSQVVQESLNDTDSAIQAWAVGQLRKHAVPETFAILVDRLDSPYAEVRDAARAELSSFNIDRVLPLCSSLDGETGSRVGQLLLKVDETALRRLTADLSHPVRQRRMKALVAIRTLNLVDQLLPALRQLADDPDYVLRHSVAETLSRSMSESGWQLLSKLTRDSHPRVREVATNGLLQIVAEHPEASPIDQPVGYGAGFEL, encoded by the coding sequence GTGTTAACTGCTGCGCTCAATGTCCCGTACCCTGAGATTCAGGAACTGGCTGCGTCGGCACTGCTGCGTCGGCCGTCGGTGACCGGTCAGCTCGAGGTCCTTAAACGGTGCGAACACCTGCCGCAGGGGGTTCTGCCGCAGATCCGGTCCGCTGGACGTCGGCTGGAAGTTGCTTTTCGACAGGGGCTTCAACAGGGAAGTCCCGAGCTGGTCGAGCAACTGCTCTACTGCATCCGGCTGGCCGATGCCGACGAGCACGTGGCGCCCGTGCTGTCCATCGTGAAGCAAACGCACCACCCGGGGCACCCCTCGGCGGTCGCCACGCTCAAGAGCCTGATCAACCGCCTGTATGACCAGTGGCAGTCGGAGCGAGATCTGGGGGATTCCGCCGCCCTGTCGCAGGTCGAGGGGCGCCGACTGCTGGTTCTCCAGGAGCTGGGAAAGGTGCTCAGTTCGGCGGACGAGATCGCTCACCCGGAGGTTGTGATTGAAGGTGTGTTGATCCTGGGACGGGCCGACGAAGCGCTGGTCCGACGGGTGCTGTGGAACTCGGCCGCCCCGGCGCGAGACATTGTGTCTCATCTGCTGATGAACTGCCGGCATCCGGGGGTGTTGTCGCTGATTTGCGACTCCCTCAATTATGCGTATCCGCATCCCAAGGCTTTCGAGGCGATTCAGCGACGCGAAGACCCCGAGTTTATCGCCCATCTGCTGCGGTCGATTTCCGGGCGGCTGAACCGGCATCAGCAGGACAATCTGAAGCAGATTGAGTCGCTCGACTGGCTGCGGAACCCCGATGACACGCTGCCCACGGTTCCTCCGCAGATTCAGCCGGCCGTCTTGAAATTGCTGGCGGCGACGAAGACCCCGCCGAGTCTGCGCGGAGCGGTGGAACAGTGGATGCTCCGCTGCGGATCGCCCGAGGCGCGCAAGGAAGTGGCATCGTCCGGAAGCACGGTCGACGGCGAAATGGTCAGTCAGGTCGTCCAGGAGAGCCTCAACGATACGGACTCGGCCATCCAGGCCTGGGCCGTCGGCCAGCTTCGCAAGCACGCCGTTCCAGAGACGTTTGCGATCCTGGTGGACCGCCTCGACAGCCCCTATGCGGAGGTGCGTGATGCGGCTCGCGCGGAACTGTCGAGCTTTAACATTGACCGCGTTCTGCCCCTCTGTTCGTCGCTGGATGGCGAGACCGGATCCCGGGTGGGACAACTGCTGTTAAAAGTCGATGAAACGGCGCTGCGGCGGCTCACCGCGGACCTGTCTCACCCCGTTCGACAGCGACGAATGAAAGCCCTGGTCGCAATTCGCACGCTGAACCTGGTGGACCAGTTGCTGCCTGCGCTCCGTCAGTTGGCCGATGACCCCGACTACGTCCTCCGCCACAGCGTTGCCGAAACATTGAGTCGCAGCATGTCGGAAAGCGGCTGGCAGCTTCTCTCCAAGCTGACCCGGGACAGCCATCCGCGTGTTCGGGAAGTCGCGACGAACGGGCTCCTGCAGATCGTCGCGGAGCATCCCGAGGCGTCGCCGATCGATCAACCGGTCGGTTACGGAGCCGGATTCGAACTCTGA
- a CDS encoding IS1380 family transposase yields the protein MSLQGVLPFVLDFLPRKPIEIEVSRAQLTGDAGLLPIRQFDEAICLTQRFADALTDARTGDVRHSNRSLVRQRIYGILADYEDQNDHDALRSDPAFKLVCDRQPDGRDLASQPTLSRFENAVTIADLKRLRDVLCDQFLDAFAAPPSRITLDIDAFDDPAHGRQQLIAFHGYYEQYQYLPIAITCAETDTVALVGLRHGTCAAFLGADDDLRYLARRIRERFPDVEIVVRGDSGFGVPLMYDVCAELGLTHTFGLAMNARLKAASDALLAQAQQQFDETGEKQRLFLALEYQADAWPQPRQVVVKCEVHEQGTNRRAVSTNRPGWTVNPAAVYDEYAERGESENRNKELKRELAADRLSDHRFLANFFRLHLHTAALNLLVRLRRATARPLPTIDPSGEIPVEAFADRQRRGWFNRRRREDPLGEGFATTWRQHLIKAAAEITVSARRVVVKLSASWPYAEEYRRISQAVLAWPRTS from the coding sequence ATGAGTTTACAGGGTGTGCTGCCGTTTGTCCTCGATTTCCTCCCCCGAAAACCGATCGAAATCGAAGTCTCCCGGGCGCAGCTCACCGGCGACGCCGGGCTCTTGCCGATCCGCCAGTTCGATGAGGCGATTTGTCTGACGCAGCGCTTCGCCGACGCGCTGACCGACGCCCGAACCGGGGATGTCCGGCATTCGAATCGGTCGCTGGTCCGGCAGCGGATCTACGGCATCCTGGCCGACTACGAGGACCAGAACGACCACGATGCGCTGCGCAGCGACCCCGCCTTCAAGCTGGTCTGCGATCGCCAGCCGGACGGGCGCGATCTGGCCAGCCAGCCGACGCTCTCGCGGTTCGAAAACGCCGTCACGATCGCCGACCTCAAACGTCTGCGGGACGTCCTGTGCGATCAGTTCCTCGACGCCTTCGCCGCGCCCCCGTCCCGCATCACGCTCGACATCGACGCCTTCGACGATCCCGCACACGGCCGGCAGCAGTTGATCGCCTTTCACGGCTACTACGAGCAGTACCAGTACCTGCCGATCGCCATCACCTGCGCCGAGACGGACACGGTCGCGCTGGTCGGGCTGCGTCACGGCACCTGCGCGGCGTTCCTCGGAGCGGACGACGACCTGCGGTATCTCGCCCGCCGCATCCGCGAGCGATTCCCGGACGTGGAGATCGTCGTCCGCGGCGACAGCGGCTTCGGCGTGCCGCTGATGTACGACGTCTGCGCCGAACTGGGGCTGACGCACACCTTCGGCTTGGCGATGAATGCCCGCCTGAAAGCCGCCAGCGACGCCCTGCTGGCGCAGGCCCAGCAGCAGTTCGACGAGACCGGCGAAAAGCAGCGGCTGTTCCTGGCGCTGGAGTACCAGGCCGATGCGTGGCCGCAGCCGCGGCAGGTCGTCGTCAAGTGCGAAGTCCACGAACAGGGGACCAACCGCCGGGCCGTGTCGACCAACCGGCCCGGCTGGACCGTCAACCCGGCGGCCGTTTACGACGAGTACGCCGAGCGGGGCGAGAGCGAGAACCGGAACAAGGAGCTGAAGCGGGAGCTGGCGGCGGATCGGCTCAGCGATCACCGCTTCCTCGCAAACTTCTTCCGGCTGCACCTGCACACAGCGGCGTTGAACCTGCTCGTGCGTCTGCGGCGGGCGACCGCGCGCCCGCTCCCCACGATCGATCCGAGCGGAGAGATCCCGGTGGAAGCGTTCGCCGACCGGCAGCGGCGAGGCTGGTTCAATCGTCGTCGTCGCGAGGATCCGCTGGGCGAGGGGTTCGCTACGACATGGCGTCAGCATCTGATCAAGGCGGCGGCGGAGATTACGGTCAGCGCCCGCCGGGTGGTCGTGAAGTTGAGCGCGAGCTGGCCGTATGCGGAAGAGTACCGCCGGATCTCGCAGGCGGTGCTGGCTTGGCCGCGCACCTCCTGA
- the csrA gene encoding carbon storage regulator CsrA: MLVLSRKKNESIVVDDAIVITIIEIRGDKVRLGIEAPREVPIHRSEVHAAIQAGEIQSHLPGSESQNHEELST, translated from the coding sequence ATGCTGGTGCTGTCGCGCAAGAAGAACGAGAGCATCGTGGTGGACGACGCCATTGTCATCACGATCATTGAGATCCGTGGCGACAAAGTCCGTCTCGGAATTGAAGCCCCGCGGGAAGTTCCGATTCATCGGAGCGAGGTGCACGCAGCCATTCAGGCCGGCGAAATCCAGTCCCACCTGCCTGGCTCCGAATCCCAGAACCACGAAGAACTTTCGACGTAA
- a CDS encoding HU family DNA-binding protein → MVEKSPKPLSKSEVLNALAESTGLARKDVASILTELSGLIAKNLGKKGPGVFALPGLMKITVVRKPATKGGMRANPFKPGEMMKVAAKPAKNVVKIRPLKSMKDMV, encoded by the coding sequence ATGGTTGAGAAGTCCCCCAAGCCGTTGTCGAAGTCCGAAGTGTTGAACGCGCTCGCCGAGAGCACGGGTCTGGCCCGGAAGGACGTGGCCAGCATTCTCACCGAATTGTCGGGGCTGATTGCGAAGAATCTCGGCAAGAAGGGCCCAGGCGTATTCGCCCTGCCAGGCCTGATGAAGATCACCGTCGTCCGCAAGCCGGCCACCAAAGGCGGCATGCGAGCGAACCCGTTCAAGCCGGGCGAGATGATGAAGGTCGCCGCCAAGCCGGCCAAGAACGTCGTCAAGATCCGTCCGCTGAAGAGCATGAAGGACATGGTCTGA
- a CDS encoding FHA domain-containing protein, whose amino-acid sequence MAELVIQTGKLAGKKLVLPPDKELVVGRGEECQVRLPSSLVSRRHCRLVHTTEGILVEDLGSQNGTLINDVPIAQPTILKPGDLLRIGAMIFAVPSAPRPKKVVSELVQDASDADIAAWLDDAGGPAAGDTAEIGPAMANAIRDAIDEVSKVQTTPVRVDPVKAQVSEIIRRHWAERRRKA is encoded by the coding sequence ATGGCGGAACTGGTCATTCAGACGGGAAAACTGGCCGGCAAGAAACTCGTGCTGCCGCCGGATAAGGAGCTGGTGGTCGGACGCGGCGAAGAATGCCAGGTTCGCTTACCCTCATCGCTGGTCAGTCGACGCCACTGCCGGCTGGTTCACACGACCGAGGGCATTCTTGTCGAAGATCTCGGCAGCCAGAACGGCACTCTGATCAATGACGTTCCGATTGCTCAACCGACGATTCTCAAGCCCGGCGATCTACTGCGAATCGGGGCCATGATTTTCGCCGTCCCCAGCGCCCCACGCCCGAAAAAGGTTGTGTCGGAGCTCGTTCAGGACGCCTCCGACGCCGATATTGCCGCCTGGCTCGACGACGCGGGCGGTCCGGCGGCAGGCGATACCGCCGAGATCGGCCCCGCGATGGCCAATGCCATCCGCGATGCGATTGACGAAGTCAGCAAGGTGCAGACGACGCCGGTGCGGGTCGATCCCGTCAAAGCTCAGGTCAGCGAGATTATCCGTCGGCATTGGGCTGAGCGCCGCCGCAAGGCATAA
- a CDS encoding RsmD family RNA methyltransferase, giving the protein MRIIAGKFRHRKLLTSPGQTTRPIIDRAKVRLFDLIRHELPGARVLDVFAGTGTLGIESLSRGAKSAVFCEADHRAHELLRKNAEILKVTDDVLCWRVDVLRCSFRPKGTGDWTPYRAVFFDPPYKMADDLKPGTPIFRCLERLARPDTTTDNALLVIRTPLQCEPAFPPAWSTEMVFEVASMRIFLLRKNADAGPVETGEVADEESDEVAGD; this is encoded by the coding sequence ATGCGGATCATCGCCGGCAAGTTTCGGCATCGCAAACTCCTGACCAGTCCCGGACAGACCACTCGCCCCATCATCGATCGCGCGAAAGTCCGGCTGTTCGATCTGATCCGGCACGAGCTGCCCGGCGCCCGCGTCCTGGACGTCTTCGCCGGGACCGGCACCCTGGGGATCGAATCCCTCAGCCGCGGCGCGAAGAGCGCCGTGTTCTGCGAAGCCGATCATCGCGCCCACGAGCTCCTCCGCAAGAACGCCGAGATTCTGAAAGTCACGGACGACGTCCTCTGCTGGAGGGTCGACGTCCTCCGCTGCTCGTTCCGGCCGAAGGGGACTGGCGACTGGACGCCGTATCGAGCCGTCTTCTTCGATCCGCCGTACAAGATGGCGGACGACCTGAAGCCCGGGACGCCAATCTTTCGTTGCCTCGAACGACTGGCTCGACCGGATACGACGACCGACAACGCACTCCTGGTGATCCGGACTCCGCTGCAATGCGAGCCCGCGTTCCCGCCGGCATGGTCAACCGAAATGGTCTTCGAAGTCGCCAGTATGCGGATCTTTCTGTTGCGTAAGAACGCCGACGCCGGCCCGGTAGAAACTGGCGAAGTCGCCGACGAAGAGTCGGATGAAGTCGCGGGCGACTAA
- a CDS encoding NAD-dependent epimerase/dehydratase family protein, whose product MRALVTGGGGFLGSAISRRLQAVGYEVRIVQRSPAPELAGIGVECRRGDIADPTVVMEAAHGCDIVFHTAAKAGVWGSAAEFHRANVTGTENVLAACRALQIPRLIYTSSPSVVYGGRDEAGIDESTPYPKRYLAHYPRTKAIAEQAVLAANGPGLATVALRPHLIWGPGDNHLVPRLLERARTGRLRRVGRGDNLVDTVYVDNAAQAHLLAAERLRPGSPVCGKAYFITNDEPVPLWKLIDRMLACGGLPPVKRSISAGAAYAAGALLEGLYAALGCRDEPPMTRFVARQLSTAHWYNISAAKRDLGYRPEVGVEEGLRRLRDWLQRTSGEPG is encoded by the coding sequence ATGCGGGCGCTGGTGACAGGGGGCGGAGGATTCCTGGGAAGTGCGATCAGTCGCAGGCTGCAAGCGGTCGGGTATGAGGTTCGCATTGTGCAGCGGAGTCCGGCGCCGGAGCTGGCGGGAATCGGCGTCGAATGCCGCCGGGGAGACATCGCGGATCCGACCGTCGTGATGGAAGCGGCGCACGGCTGCGACATCGTGTTCCATACGGCGGCCAAAGCAGGGGTCTGGGGATCGGCGGCGGAATTTCACCGGGCGAACGTGACCGGCACGGAGAACGTGCTGGCCGCCTGCCGGGCTCTGCAAATTCCCCGACTGATCTATACCAGTTCGCCCAGCGTGGTTTACGGCGGCAGGGATGAAGCGGGGATCGATGAATCGACGCCGTACCCGAAGCGTTATCTAGCGCACTACCCGCGGACGAAAGCGATCGCCGAGCAGGCGGTGCTGGCGGCGAACGGGCCGGGTCTGGCGACAGTGGCGCTCCGGCCGCACCTGATCTGGGGGCCTGGCGACAATCACCTGGTCCCCCGGCTGCTGGAGCGGGCGAGAACCGGCCGACTGCGGCGCGTGGGGAGAGGAGACAATCTGGTTGATACGGTCTACGTCGACAACGCCGCGCAGGCCCATCTGCTGGCGGCCGAGCGGTTGCGGCCCGGGTCGCCCGTTTGCGGCAAGGCATACTTTATCACCAACGACGAGCCCGTCCCGCTCTGGAAGCTGATCGACCGCATGCTCGCCTGCGGCGGGCTCCCTCCCGTGAAGCGATCAATTTCCGCCGGGGCGGCGTATGCCGCGGGCGCCCTTCTGGAAGGTCTGTACGCGGCATTGGGCTGCCGGGACGAGCCGCCGATGACGCGGTTCGTGGCCCGGCAGCTTTCGACGGCCCACTGGTACAACATCTCCGCCGCGAAGCGGGACCTAGGTTATCGGCCCGAGGTCGGCGTGGAGGAAGGGCTGCGGCGGTTGCGGGACTGGCTGCAGCGGACTTCCGGCGAACCGGGTTAG
- a CDS encoding cis-3-hydroxy-L-proline dehydratase: MRITGLTVYQVDLPLREGAYKWSGGKSVTVFDSTVVSVQTDAGLTGWGEVCPLGPAYLPAYAAGVRAGLVELGPQLVGENPLELAKLNRRMDAILKGHPYVKSAVDIACWDLLGQVAGLPVCSLLGGRYGEDFGLYRAISQEPPEAMAASVAGYRAQGYHRFQLKVGGDPDVDIERIRAVRAVLQPGDRLIADANTGWTQHEAQRVVRAVRDVDVYIEQPCLTYEECLAVRRNCDHPFVLDEVVDGIDMLVRGKADLAMDVVNIKISKFGGLTKARQARDLCVSLGIGMTIEDSWGGDIVTAAIAHLAHSTPTDFLFTSTDFNSYVTQSIAEGAPQRQNGRLAASTAPGLGITPRLDVLGQPVWSC, from the coding sequence ATGCGCATCACCGGACTGACGGTCTACCAGGTCGATCTCCCGTTGCGGGAAGGGGCCTACAAGTGGTCCGGCGGAAAATCGGTGACGGTCTTCGACAGCACGGTCGTGTCCGTGCAGACTGACGCGGGACTGACAGGCTGGGGCGAAGTCTGTCCGCTGGGCCCGGCGTACCTGCCGGCCTATGCGGCCGGCGTGAGGGCGGGGCTGGTCGAACTGGGACCGCAGCTTGTCGGCGAAAATCCGCTGGAGCTGGCAAAGCTCAACCGCCGGATGGACGCCATTCTGAAAGGCCATCCGTACGTCAAATCGGCGGTCGATATCGCCTGCTGGGATCTGCTGGGACAGGTCGCCGGCCTGCCGGTCTGCAGCCTGCTCGGCGGGCGCTATGGCGAGGATTTCGGGCTGTACCGGGCCATCTCGCAGGAGCCTCCGGAGGCCATGGCCGCGAGTGTTGCCGGGTATCGCGCGCAGGGCTATCACCGGTTTCAGCTCAAGGTGGGAGGCGATCCCGACGTCGACATCGAGCGGATTCGGGCCGTTCGGGCGGTCCTGCAGCCGGGCGACCGATTGATCGCCGATGCGAACACCGGCTGGACGCAGCACGAGGCCCAGCGCGTCGTCCGCGCGGTCCGGGACGTCGACGTCTACATCGAGCAGCCCTGCCTGACGTATGAAGAGTGTCTTGCGGTCCGGCGGAACTGCGATCATCCGTTCGTGCTCGACGAAGTCGTTGACGGGATCGACATGCTCGTCCGAGGCAAAGCCGATCTGGCAATGGATGTCGTCAACATCAAGATCAGCAAGTTCGGCGGGCTGACCAAAGCCCGGCAGGCCCGCGATCTGTGCGTTTCGCTGGGAATCGGCATGACGATCGAGGACAGTTGGGGCGGGGACATCGTCACTGCGGCGATCGCCCACCTGGCCCACAGCACGCCAACCGACTTTCTGTTTACGTCGACGGACTTCAACAGCTACGTGACGCAGTCGATCGCCGAAGGGGCGCCGCAGCGTCAGAACGGCCGGCTGGCGGCCTCCACGGCCCCGGGGCTGGGAATCACGCCGCGGCTGGACGTGCTGGGCCAGCCGGTCTGGTCCTGTTGA
- a CDS encoding HAD family hydrolase has protein sequence MHVLLFDIDGTLLNAGGSGQAAMEAVLAREFGASGPVEGIPTAGRTDRAITRDLFAYYSLPDDEASWNRFHEAYFTELPQHLSGREGVVLPGVRPLLATLTERENVTLGLLTGNLARAARVKLEHFELHSHFGFGGYGDEHADRDDVARQARQEVRRRLPEVPDERIWVIGDTPSDIRCARAINARVLAVATGIFRSDELSPHQPDVLLEDLSDLAGVLQSLGL, from the coding sequence ATGCACGTCCTCCTGTTCGATATTGACGGAACGCTGCTGAATGCCGGGGGATCCGGCCAGGCGGCCATGGAGGCGGTCCTGGCGCGCGAGTTCGGCGCGTCCGGCCCGGTGGAGGGAATACCCACCGCCGGCCGGACCGACCGAGCAATCACGCGAGACCTGTTCGCGTACTACAGTCTTCCGGACGATGAAGCCTCGTGGAATCGCTTTCACGAGGCCTATTTTACAGAGCTGCCGCAGCATCTCAGCGGACGCGAAGGGGTGGTGCTTCCGGGCGTGCGACCGCTGCTGGCGACGCTGACGGAGCGGGAGAACGTCACGCTGGGACTGCTGACCGGAAACCTGGCGCGGGCCGCCAGGGTGAAACTCGAACACTTCGAACTGCACTCGCACTTCGGCTTCGGCGGCTACGGGGACGAGCACGCGGATCGGGACGATGTCGCCCGGCAAGCCCGCCAGGAAGTCCGTCGGCGGCTGCCCGAGGTGCCGGATGAACGGATCTGGGTGATCGGCGACACGCCTTCGGACATCCGCTGCGCGCGGGCCATCAATGCCCGGGTCCTGGCGGTGGCGACGGGGATCTTTCGGTCTGACGAGCTGTCGCCCCATCAGCCGGACGTGCTTCTGGAGGATCTGTCCGATCTCGCGGGAGTGCTGCAATCGCTGGGCTTGTGA